ataCTGCTGGCTTCGCAcattttcatattcatattcgcTCGCGCAATTCACAAACTTATTCACTTTAACTGTGAGTGTCTTTCTTTATTCCGAGTCAAATGACGTAATCGAGATAAAGAGCCCAAGAAATAACTGAAGtaagaaaacaaatatatCGACGTTCGTATACGCGAAATTCCTGAATACAACGAAAATTCAACTAGTTTTATTGACTCATCTGAGCACATGGCATTGGCATCTAATActattatttaataacaaattgTAGAAGTTAACAAATTGAACGCTAACATCATGACTCAATAAGCGGCTATTCGAAGTGCGATTTGCATATAGCCATTAATAATTTGCAACGCCTCGCGATGAATCACTTACTACTACTGCTGAAAAATCGCAATCCCAAACCAGACGGAAAATCAATAAGTTAATAGAGTGCACTTTTCATGGCCAAAACCGAGGAACATGCGTTCGGAAAATGTTTGCTCTTAGCTGACGTCATCAGTTGGTCAACAAACATGGCTTTTAGTGGGTCAATGCTTTTATTTACCCCAATAGGGGTTTGTTTTCGCTGTTATCTAATTGAATTTGTGCGATTTATTGACTGAAACTATAAAGTAACAAGAAGATAATAAGCAATGGAAATGgttgatatatgtatatagtaaaATATGTTTGTTATGCTATCAAAcaatatataaacataaagaaaataaagatATACGTTTAGATGATTCTGTTCCCAGCACCGCAGACTAAAAGCTGATGGAAAACATTGAGATTAATGGCAAAGATTCGCTGAAGAATCGTGCAATGCACTGATGGGTCAAGTCCCTTGCGAATTTCTTGAACGTCTGCCAATTCATGGGAATCGCAGCAGATCGGCGCAGAAAAGCGTTTCCATCTCATTATGGAAATCATTTTCCTTTGCTCCGTTGTCTACTGACCATCTGCATAATATTCTACAGACTCTTTTCATCGTCGCTTCTCGTTTTTCCCAAAGGAAATTCGTTTTTCTGTATTATTTTCCCCTCAATTTGCGCAATGCAAACAATTGCATCTGGACCGCGCCAAAGAATTAACTTCAATTTACACCCAGGCCAATCAATTAACAGGAGCGGAAAAGTCTCGGGAAAAGTCTGGTTGGCGGCATGCAGGCCGCTAAAGATTTGTGTAAACGAAGTGCAGATGCCACTGCATTTTCCAACTGCTCCAACTCTCGATGGGCATAGAAGTTATTGCAATGCCAATGACAAACATTGCCTGGCTTTGGATAAACAAACCGGAGCGGGAATACTAAGGCGTCGTCTAGACGGGATTCTCAGGTCGTTCGTTCTCCCTTTCATTTCTTCCACAAGCTTAATGCCTTTCTTCCGAGAATTCGCACATTAGCCAAGTTTATGACATGGCAAGGAGAAAAACACCGGCAGAAAAGCGGCCATCAAATCGCTGTGGTTATGCTGGCTAAATGATTTGATTTCCGTTCCGGTATCATAAAGTGCTTATCTTGGCAAAATGAAGGGCTTCCATAGATAGCCTCCCTCTTATCGCTGGAATGCCCTCAACGCAAGGTGAAAAATATCTGAGAGTGTTTACCAGATGAAAGGCCCGCTTTGAACTGGACGCACTGCTCCATGCTCCTGCACAAATAAACAGACAAACTTCGATTGCAATCGGAAATCCCAGAAGAGCTGCTCCCTACACACTTTAATAGCTTTCTTCCCctacaaaaaacaacaactatAAATTGTTTACGTCTCACGGcttctttaatatttttccacAAAAACGAAGGCAGTGGGAATATCGCACGGCTATCAGCTGCgtttgtataaataaatattcaatataCAATTGGCACTCACATAAATGGTAACCTAATCCAATGGAAGGTCTCCGTGCAACAATTGCGTAACCAAGAGTTCGCTTATCACCTTGCCAGTAAGTATTGCCCATGGCTATCGAACTATATGCTATATTTATGGCGACAAACTTTGCTGGAAGTTTGCAATCTTATCACTACTTTGGCCCAAGAATCCAGTACATGGTATGTTATCACTTTTACTAGctggaaaactgaaaaattGGGGTTTTTATTTCAAACCTAATAGATATGCAGTATCAATTTTGGGCTAGACGATAAGACCAAGTCAAGTGCTGCACGAAACTCGAAAATCATTGAAAAACAAGGCAGCTTTTTTAGAAGGCATTATTTGCAGTTTTATACGCTTCGGTTTGCGATTTTTATTTGCCCATAAAAAAGCACTTAACTTTGCAAGCGGAAAGTATTTCCCTCAGTGCATGCACTTTATTGTCGCCTGTGGAATACTAAAATCTAAGCCTTGACCAAGCCAAAATCGcaataaaatgaaatcaaataaaatcgGTAGGAGCACAAAGTGAGTagcatttaaatgaaaatgaaatgcagTTTGTTGTTTGCATTGAAAGTGGATATCGTGGGGTCTATGAATCATCAGTTTGCTGGCTGAAACTGCTTATAGTTTGTTCCTTCGATTTCATAAAGTGCCTGATGGGGAAGACCCACTTCGAAGTCTCAGGAAATTTGCTTAAGTGGGTGTGCCACGCTTATCGCTTTTAACACTGATAGCGATGGAGTGTTGTACAATCTATCAAGGATtccataaatatatattctcaACACTTTATTATAATTGTTATGTGTATGCGTTgtaaaaatgtacatatagcatttttgctataaaatatttatacctATGTTTAATCGCCTTCTTCACCTCGtcacatttatatataattttgaattttaaattttttcgtTGTCAAACAAATCACTTaataaaatccaaaaataatGCTCCAAATTCAACGACCCCAGTGAATATTCTCCACACCGAAAGCAGTTCATGGAAAATACGAGTGCTTTAGATGCTAGTTCCCTTtgaaatacatatgtatataggcCAAAATAAATGCGTAAACAATTGtcgaaaatgaaaacaaaacttATCAGCTAAGTAGACACGAAATGGGGCACTTGAGTTCTATTGCAAGTTATGCATTGGCTGCCAATAAGGGTCAGAGGGCAATCGATCAGGCATTTTATGGGCCACTTGGCCCTCCCATGAGGACACTCGACTTAATGACAGTCGTAAAAAAGATCAACTTGCTCCAAATGCTGCGAACTTGGATTGCGGCAAACAGAGAACTCATCTGTTTCTTTTTGGGGGATCGTGGAGTCCCAGATGGGTTCGTTTTGGGGGCAAAAAGAAACAAGTTTTCTTCATAAAaaagtacacacacacacacactcctcTATTTTGTGGGTGAGTCTCTTTCGGCCAAACTGACGCCATCAACCGGTTCGTATTTTGGCTACGCCATGgcatttttatttcagttttCTTATTGCTGTTGACTCGCGTATCTGCAAGATACACAGCGTGAGTCACGAAGCATGCAGagatatatttaatattgttttaataaaatatagaatTTTCAAGCTGCCAAACAATGAGTACACATGTGATGTCATGTGGCAAACTAGTAAGGTACATATTTGTAGCGAAATGCATTCATTTCCCCATTTGATTGATGCCAAATGAAAGTGAGTTTTATTTCTTTCACGTTTTCATCGCACATTTTCCAATTACGTGTGCGTTTTCCTCCCGTTTTTGGCGCGTTTTTGACCCTCAATTTGTTGAGGAGGCGAGTTTCTCAACTCGTTTGGTTTGCAGTTTTCCGGCTTTcctgttaaatatttattaacaaACAGCAAATTGATTTGAGTTATGCTACGATTATGCCGTGCAGTAAGACATGAAAATCGTGTTTGCTATTGCAGGTATGACTGTGATTATGTAATTAGTTCAATTTACACAGCTTAATTTGATGGCGATGCTTTGATAAGCGATTTGTGAGCCAACAAAGTGGGTTAACGCATCTTTGGCATTAAGTCCGCTTTAATTACAGTCTTATGCAAGCCACTAATCAACCATGGTGATTAACCAGCTTAAAAGACAACTGGGTTTCCTCCAATGCGTTTCCTTTTGCGATGGAAACTTCAACAATTTGAACAATTTGACTCATTTGAAGCTTTTGTCTTATCATTCAAATCGTAATTGTGATGAATCGTCCGAGTGTCTTTTAGCAATTAAGTgaatataaacataaacagATTAGATGAATCAGTGCCGTGGAATTGTAACACCATTTATTTATAGGCATTGCAAAATATTTGGAAAAATAATCATTTAAATATCAAACAGCAGACTCATTACCATAAATGTCCAAGCAAAACTCCGCATTTTTATAATATTGCAAAGCTCTGCTAATCAGTTGGGCAAAATGTATGTGGTGGCGAGAACTTTTCCGGATAACGATCGTTTCCACATGAAAGTTAGCCAGCCATGCAGCAAACCAGCGACCCGGGATGGAAATGGATGGGGGATCCATCCGTGCTCCAAGTCCAAAGGAAGCGGTTGCAACAAGTTGTTGACACTCGGaccgaaatgaaataaaatgaaatgatatATGTGGGTTGTGGCTGCGTGGTTGTCGGGGGGGTTAAGGAACTTTACATAATGGTCATGTATGTGGGTAACCACCTGGAACCACAGTGCCGGCCACACAAATATTGACACGCTATTGGGCGGCTGGTGCCCGGAGTGGGAATGTGACAAGAGTTCCACTCTCGTAAATATTTAACTTAGATAATGGTAGCTGGGTGATTTACAGATACATCTGCTACTTCATAAATACTACTTTAAACTACAAAATTAATTCGTTGAAAGCTGAAGAATTGTACATGTTAGCTTGTTTCTAAAtcattttataatatttattcatGCAGTTTGTAATAGTATAGATTTTAGAAATTGTTATTTCCAATGACACGTATGTTGTTCGTCACCaatcttaaaaaatatttaattaatctGAATAGATGCAATTTCTTAAGAATTCCTCTCCCTTTCCATCAAATCTATTACCACTTCTCATTCAACTaccaaattgaattgaaatgcCACTAATGAATGCATTTAAAACCGAAAGTCATGCCACAAAAAGGAGAGTTTAACACTCCAAATGGGCACGTAAATGGGTCCATTGAGTGCTCTCCGGAGTGGAACCGAAAACCCGGAGGGAGGGGGTTAAATGGGGGAGATAAGGTCGGCTTTAATTGAAACGGCGATAAGCAAATCCAGTTTAATCGAGGCGGAAAAGCCAAGAACCAGTTTTTCCGCTCGCCAATCGATCAAAACAGAAGCCTTGAACTAGACcatcgactggtggaaaagtGGTTTTCCAAAAGGAGTGCAGTTAGCGGGGGGAGTCGTTTGTGAAGTGGAGTGGAGATGGACAAGTTGGCGGAGGACAAGGCCACCGGAGGAATCAATAAACACGGTGGTCAGCAGACaactttaattatattaaaggTAATATTGAATTGAAGTTCTATTGGTGCTCTTTTTGGAAAttcttaattaatttaaaggcAAGCTTACCGCTTTCTCAGGTTATCCATGAACTTCTCCATGGACACTTGGTCGAGGAGGACGAAGTCCTGCACTCCAGCTTCCCGTTGCATAGCCATGGTGTCCTTTCGATCCTGCGTTTTCTCTAGGTTTCTTATACTTTATCTCGCGAGCGGAGGGTGCGGTATTCCGGCGATCGTAGAGAGGGGGGGCGGGGATGCTAATTGCCGGCTGCAAAGGTGAGAGTCGAAAACTCAGGTAAGAACGAAAGGAGTATCCCGAAAAACACGCTGTTcacttggcttttgttttgtttcgtttttatttgcttgttttgtttgcctcGCCTTTCGCGTCTCGTTTCGAATTTTAACTATATATGcgtacaaatataaataaatttatacatatgtatatattgtatatatattccgTGTGGCTGCCGCCAAGcgatttttatgttttatgaGCCAATTCGGGCCGCTTCTGCTGATGACGACGAATAATTCTCGGCGAACACGCAGTCAGCGATCAATAAAGAATAATTCTGGATTTCTGGACCGATCGAACGCTTCCAATTGGAATCGAGCAGGAAAAAAGAATAAGAACACGAACAAGATCGGAGGCAGAACAGATAAATAATATGAGAACTCGATCGCAACCACTATCTACCTCACTGTTTACTGAAAACCGCAAATTTCGCGTTTGCCGCACGTTGTAAACATTTAGTTTTTGGTTTAACAGTTTTtgatatacgtatatatatctTAGATCGCTGCAATATAGTCCGGATGATCGGTTTGAGTGCCCACCTGGATTCAGTTTCGTTTTCGGCGGATTTATAACAACAATCGCCCGTCGCACAACCGCACTCGACCGCATTCAAAGAAAGTTGCAGAGGGACTGTGGTCAGACATTTCGAATACGAAAATGTTCGCCATACGAAGCTGAAAATTGCCTAAATTGGCACTCCACCAGTGGTTTGGAACTTGACTAGCGCGCACTTCAAACAGAAGTCTTACCTTATGCGCTTTTCACACTGTCTTATGCTTGTGACAATGGAAAGGTTACAGAGTATCGTTTTCCCttgttttaaaaatgatttttttaatgattaataataaatagatAAACATCAAGAAAACACACTTACTTACAAGTTTAGACAAGCTTTCGATTTGAAAGTTTTGAAATCTCGCGGTTAGTTAAGTTCGGCCACACTGCACGCAACTCACCTCGAACAGCTGTTCTGTGGTGAACACAACCGTCGTTCTCGTAACATTTAATTTAGCTAAACTAATTGAAATTTGGcataaaatgaataaaatcacGAGTGCCTTCATCAGAGTCCTGCGCCAGAGCAGCTCCTCCGGCGGCACAGGCACTCTACTGGGTCGACAGCTCTCCTACAAGAGCGATTTATCCCTGGACAAGATCTATCCCGGCGCGCGACTGCAAATCTACACGCCGCCTCCGCCGGTAAGTGGATGCAGTGCCTCCAGGAATCACATCTATTGATATATATACATCCCCCACCCAGTCCAGTGGCAGCGACAAGTTCAGCGGCTTCATTCCCATGAACCGACTGGAGATCACCTACAGCAGGAGCTCCGGACCCGGTGGTCAGCACGTGAACACGGTGAATACCAAGGTGGATGTGCGCTTTAAGGTGGAACAAGCGGACTGGATACCCGAGCAGACGCGTCAGAAGCTGCTCAAGGTGCTGGCCAACCGGATTACCAAAGACGGCTACTTCTACATCAAGAGTGATCTCACGCGCTCCCAGCAAATGAACCTGGCCGATGCGCTGGAGAAGCTGCGCACCATCATACGCTCCCAGGAAGCTGTGGCAGCTGCGCCGCCCAGCGAGGAGACGCTTGAGAAGCTGCGCAGGCGCCAGGAGCGAGCGGTTCGCGAACGCCTCCAACTGAAACGTGGTCGCGCTCAGGTCAAAGCGGATCGGCAGGGACCGAGTGGATTAGACTTGTAGTTTTTTATTGGAAATTGTTACACAAAGATGCACATTACACATATACGCTTAACTATGCTATGGACGCCATTGCAGGTTAGCACTATCACAGATTCTGTACGGGCATACCCCCTGTTGGAGTATAACAACTAATTAACTTTACAAAATTGACACTTACATTATTTAAGTATTATACAAAGATCTGTGAGAGTGGAAACCCAAATGGACTTGACAACATTCTAGGTCTGCTCGTCCACTCGAGCTGGTGTTACCGTGAATCTCTTGCAGCTGGCCACTTGGATGGCCGCTTCCCTCGCTGGCTCGTCCTTTCCCACTTGTGATGGCATGCTCGCGAATCGTGGACGCTGGAATACACGAAATGATCACTCGGAATGGACAGCACTGTGTGCTACTTACTGGCTGTGGAGGACTCAGCTGGACGGAGACCTCGTGGCTCCGTTGCGATGGTCTGCTTACTACACTGTGCCGTTGGCGTCGTTCTACTGCTGGTGGATTAAATCCAATTCTCGACGCGTACAATTGCTCCAGGCGATGGATGGTGGAGATGCCGGCGCCAGGCGGTTGTGGCATTGAGAAACTGTGTCGGTTGCTGAGAGGCGACCAAGTGTGCTGGTAGTTCGACTCGTCCAGATGGCGCAGGAACTGACGATT
This genomic stretch from Drosophila mauritiana strain mau12 chromosome 2L, ASM438214v1, whole genome shotgun sequence harbors:
- the LOC117146516 gene encoding peptidyl-tRNA hydrolase ICT1, mitochondrial, whose translation is MNKITSAFIRVLRQSSSSGGTGTLLGRQLSYKSDLSLDKIYPGARLQIYTPPPPSSGSDKFSGFIPMNRLEITYSRSSGPGGQHVNTVNTKVDVRFKVEQADWIPEQTRQKLLKVLANRITKDGYFYIKSDLTRSQQMNLADALEKLRTIIRSQEAVAAAPPSEETLEKLRRRQERAVRERLQLKRGRAQVKADRQGPSGLDL